The following coding sequences are from one Pyxidicoccus xibeiensis window:
- the hemE gene encoding uroporphyrinogen decarboxylase, whose protein sequence is MNDRLLRAARRQPTDTTPVWLMRQAGRYLPEYRAIRGNIAFLDLCKHPDLAAEVTVQPVTRLGVDAAIIFSDILIPVEAMGITLELGDKGPHFPNPVRTAADIDKLGVPDPVEGTGFVAEAIRRTRKALNDSVPVIGFAGAPFTLAAYMVEGGGSKSYILIKRLMFEQPELAHRLFGKLTDTLIPYLKMQVEAGASIVQIFDSWGGELSPWDYERFCMPYLTRMVSELKATGVPVIVFGVGMSTHLPLLKRTGADVVGLDWTMPMDEGRRVLGPDVAVQGNLDPLHLFLPREELDGRVQDILQRAGPVGHIFNLGHGILPPTDPDSAKFLVDAVHRHGAALRQGTLGK, encoded by the coding sequence GTGAACGACCGACTCCTCCGCGCGGCGCGCCGCCAGCCCACCGATACGACGCCCGTGTGGCTGATGCGCCAGGCCGGCCGCTACCTGCCCGAGTACCGCGCCATCCGCGGCAACATCGCCTTCCTGGACCTGTGCAAGCACCCGGACCTGGCGGCCGAGGTGACGGTGCAGCCGGTGACACGGCTGGGCGTGGACGCGGCCATCATCTTCTCGGACATCCTCATCCCGGTGGAGGCGATGGGGATTACGCTGGAGCTGGGTGACAAGGGGCCGCACTTCCCCAACCCGGTGCGCACCGCGGCGGACATCGACAAGCTGGGCGTGCCGGACCCGGTGGAGGGCACGGGCTTCGTGGCGGAGGCCATCCGCCGCACGCGCAAGGCGCTGAACGACTCGGTGCCCGTCATCGGCTTCGCGGGCGCGCCCTTCACGCTGGCCGCGTACATGGTGGAGGGTGGGGGCTCGAAGAGCTACATCCTCATCAAGCGGCTGATGTTCGAGCAGCCGGAGCTGGCGCACCGCCTCTTCGGCAAGCTGACGGACACGCTGATTCCGTACCTCAAGATGCAGGTGGAGGCCGGCGCGAGCATCGTCCAGATTTTCGACTCGTGGGGTGGCGAGCTGTCGCCGTGGGACTACGAGCGCTTCTGCATGCCGTACCTGACGCGGATGGTGTCCGAGCTGAAGGCCACGGGCGTCCCGGTCATCGTGTTCGGCGTGGGCATGTCCACGCACCTGCCGCTCTTGAAGCGCACGGGCGCGGACGTGGTGGGGCTGGACTGGACGATGCCCATGGACGAGGGCCGGCGCGTGCTGGGCCCGGACGTGGCGGTGCAGGGCAACCTGGACCCGCTGCACCTGTTCCTCCCGCGCGAGGAGCTGGACGGGCGCGTGCAGGACATCCTCCAGCGCGCCGGGCCCGTGGGGCACATCTTCAACCTGGGCCACGGCATCCTCCCGCCCACGGACCCGGACTCGGCGAAGTTCCTCGTGGACGCCGTGCACCGGCACGGCGCCGCGCTCCGCCAGGGGACGCTGGGGAAGTAG
- a CDS encoding radical SAM/SPASM domain-containing protein yields the protein MVNRRVDVSPTDYHPAYVVWELTLACDQPCTHCGSRAGTARPGELGTEEALGVVAQLAAMRAREVVLIGGEAYLHPGFLSIIQALKAAGIRPGLTTGGRGITAELAGEMARAGLYAASVSIDGLEPTHDLMRAARGSFASATAALGHLKAAGMRTAANTNLNRLNMGDLEGLYAHLKGQGIGAWQVQITAPLGRAADRPDLLLQPWDLVDLMPRIARLKEQARQDRISVMPGNNLGYFGPEEALLRSVHAGGRDHWRGCQAGRYVMGIESNGAVKGCPSLQTAHYVGGNLREQSLERIWKDSPQLAFTRTRTVEDLWGFCRTCPFAETCLGGCSFTAHALFGRPGNNPYCHFRARTRAEEGVRERLVPKAPAPGRPFDHGLYEIVEEPVDAPDPRPEMQREYVKTRRWPKPA from the coding sequence ATGGTGAACCGGCGCGTCGACGTGAGCCCCACGGACTACCACCCCGCCTACGTGGTGTGGGAGCTGACGCTCGCGTGTGACCAGCCCTGCACGCACTGCGGCTCGCGGGCGGGCACGGCGCGCCCGGGGGAGCTGGGGACGGAGGAGGCGCTCGGGGTGGTGGCGCAGCTCGCGGCGATGCGCGCGCGGGAGGTGGTGCTCATCGGCGGGGAGGCGTACCTGCACCCGGGGTTCCTCTCCATCATCCAGGCGCTGAAGGCCGCGGGAATCCGGCCGGGCCTGACGACGGGCGGGCGTGGCATCACCGCGGAGCTGGCGGGGGAGATGGCGCGCGCGGGGTTGTACGCGGCCTCGGTGAGCATCGACGGGCTGGAGCCCACCCACGACCTCATGCGCGCGGCCCGGGGCAGCTTCGCCTCCGCCACCGCGGCCCTGGGGCACCTGAAGGCCGCCGGTATGCGCACCGCCGCGAACACCAACCTCAACCGGCTCAACATGGGTGACCTGGAGGGGCTGTACGCGCACCTGAAGGGGCAGGGCATCGGCGCGTGGCAGGTGCAGATAACGGCGCCGCTCGGGCGCGCGGCGGACCGCCCGGACCTGCTGTTGCAGCCGTGGGACCTGGTGGACCTGATGCCGCGCATCGCCCGGCTGAAGGAGCAGGCGCGGCAGGACCGCATCAGCGTGATGCCGGGGAACAACCTGGGCTACTTCGGGCCGGAGGAGGCGCTGCTGCGCTCGGTGCACGCGGGCGGGAGGGACCACTGGCGGGGCTGCCAGGCCGGGCGGTACGTGATGGGCATCGAGTCGAATGGCGCGGTGAAGGGGTGCCCCTCCCTCCAGACGGCGCACTACGTGGGGGGCAACCTGCGGGAGCAGTCGCTGGAGCGCATCTGGAAGGACTCGCCCCAGCTGGCCTTCACGCGGACGCGGACGGTGGAGGACCTGTGGGGCTTCTGCCGCACGTGCCCGTTCGCGGAGACGTGCCTGGGCGGATGCAGCTTCACCGCGCATGCGCTGTTCGGCCGGCCGGGGAACAACCCCTACTGTCACTTCCGGGCGAGGACGCGCGCCGAGGAAGGGGTGCGGGAGCGGCTGGTGCCCAAGGCTCCGGCCCCGGGGCGGCCGTTCGACCACGGCCTGTATGAAATCGTCGAGGAGCCCGTCGACGCGCCGGACCCCCGGCCCGAGATGCAGCGCGAGTACGTGAAGACGCGGCGCTGGCCGAAGCCCGCCTGA